A window of Belonocnema kinseyi isolate 2016_QV_RU_SX_M_011 chromosome 9, B_treatae_v1, whole genome shotgun sequence contains these coding sequences:
- the LOC117180081 gene encoding uncharacterized protein LOC117180081, with product MVRKSVLVYDLLRSEKPNVGLTKNEIANRLYAKYGFTPGKGIKRQIGAALRRGMDYGILAKYTNKYRYDLDSLKNPLRRKFGKVKKEKVTKKRRKVINKEKVPMPTVPELPDWTPKRRKLLEEPVSKVKK from the exons ATGGTGCGAAAATCAGTTCTCGTTTACGACCTGCTCAGATCGGAGAAGCCCAATGTAGGATTGACCAAAAACGAAATTGCTAATCGCTTATATGCTAAATACGGTTTTACACCCGGTAAAGGAATCAAACGGCAAATCGGTGCAGCTCTTCGACGCGGAATGGATTATGGAATTTTGGCGAAATATACAAACAAATATAG ATATGATCTAGATTCATTGAAAAATCCCCTTCgaagaaaatttggaaaagtaaaaaaagagaaaGTGACTAAAAAACGCCGTAAAGTAATTAATAAGGAGAAAGTTCCCATGCCAACGGTACCTGAATTGCCTGATTGGACTCCCAAGAGACGAAAGCTTCTGGAAGAGCCtgtttcaaaagttaaaaaataa